In Sphingobacterium zeae, one genomic interval encodes:
- a CDS encoding AbiH family protein: MIKDERINKIFLIGNGFDLAHRLPTRYIDFITWYLKDCCFKAIEKGYYKDDCLTVKINLGIFHNGILSVERELDRCFESKEIWEFITVHSPGLITFTGEHRGRYDHSWTIKIDPVNEFSSNLFFNCRNADWSGIEYEINRIMLKQQATLAKSRTLIMIDRKTDARYVEALKEIKQLNLSVYHLKAKLIEYLKLNNEPEESKHELMSNKNRVDWGKKYYKNANGQVFCADVQYFGNKWELNRNVLFLNFNYTTYFEDKIVKNLKSEFKDNFTYFQTIYIHGDLNQPTDEIVFGVGDENKEIYSEIESLYDDDWLVPLKSFHYFRNTKYQELLGFIGKGDYEIYVIGHSCSTTDRTLLNMLFESDACKRIHVYHYSGIDSYLTSAYNIARNFNDKVRLRRVLQPFNEKLSTKS; encoded by the coding sequence GTGATAAAAGACGAAAGAATAAATAAGATATTTTTAATAGGAAATGGATTTGATTTAGCCCATAGATTGCCAACAAGATACATTGATTTTATAACCTGGTATTTAAAAGATTGTTGCTTTAAAGCAATTGAAAAAGGCTATTATAAAGATGACTGCTTGACAGTTAAGATCAATTTGGGAATTTTTCATAATGGAATACTGTCCGTGGAGAGGGAATTAGACAGATGTTTTGAATCAAAAGAAATCTGGGAATTTATAACAGTACATTCTCCTGGGTTAATTACATTTACTGGTGAGCATCGAGGTAGGTACGATCATAGTTGGACGATCAAGATCGATCCAGTTAATGAATTCAGCTCAAATTTATTCTTTAATTGCCGAAATGCCGACTGGAGTGGCATTGAGTATGAAATTAATAGAATAATGCTTAAGCAACAAGCGACTTTGGCTAAGTCTAGAACATTGATAATGATTGATAGAAAAACGGATGCCAGATATGTTGAAGCACTTAAAGAAATCAAACAATTAAATCTTTCGGTTTACCACTTAAAAGCGAAACTAATAGAATATTTAAAGCTCAATAATGAACCAGAAGAAAGTAAACATGAACTAATGTCAAATAAAAATCGGGTTGATTGGGGAAAAAAATATTATAAAAACGCTAATGGCCAAGTGTTTTGTGCCGACGTTCAATATTTTGGGAACAAGTGGGAGCTCAATAGAAATGTGCTATTTTTAAATTTTAATTATACTACTTATTTCGAAGACAAAATTGTCAAAAATTTAAAATCCGAGTTCAAGGACAATTTTACCTATTTTCAAACCATCTATATTCATGGCGATCTGAATCAACCAACCGATGAGATTGTATTTGGTGTAGGTGATGAGAACAAAGAAATCTATTCAGAAATAGAGTCCTTATATGATGATGACTGGCTCGTCCCGCTTAAATCATTTCATTATTTTAGAAATACAAAATATCAAGAATTGTTGGGATTCATTGGTAAGGGGGACTATGAAATTTATGTAATTGGTCATTCTTGTAGCACGACTGACAGAACCTTGTTAAATATGCTGTTTGAAAGTGACGCGTGTAAAAGAATCCATGTTTATCATTATAGTGGTATAGATTCCTATCTTACTTCAGCGTACAATATCGCACGTAATTTCAACGATAAGGTTAGGTTAAGAAGAGTATTACAACCATTTAACGAAAAATTATCAACAAAAAGCTAA
- a CDS encoding serine/threonine-protein kinase has product MALGQYTTNLSFELKKEIGQEGRNSQVFIAHDNQFDEQIVIKRINKLDFTDEKEFYRETKILFASAHANVVKIFYGCSDDQYVYLAMPLYEKGSLKSLCEHEHLSIRDIIRYSIQFLSGLHNIHSKGLIHFDVKPDNVLISNSNEAHLSDFGLAKAMNILGHANPDSAYSKHIPPEFYEMADKTYHYDIYSAGVTLYRLLNGEKIFNDQFYSYKTSEERQNAIESGKFPDRTKYLPHIPQKLRGFVNKAMSVNIEDRHDSVLSLLNDLGSVEDNLDWIYTENNKILTWKRISDKYLYKIEVNLGNTNNISMFTTRTDIKKDKTVKQKSYCHNNLTKSNVLSKIKHALKL; this is encoded by the coding sequence ATGGCTTTGGGACAATATACTACCAATTTAAGCTTTGAACTAAAGAAAGAGATTGGTCAGGAAGGAAGGAATTCACAGGTATTTATTGCGCACGATAATCAATTTGATGAACAAATTGTTATAAAGCGCATAAATAAATTAGATTTTACTGATGAAAAAGAATTTTATAGAGAAACCAAGATACTATTCGCTTCAGCACATGCGAACGTGGTAAAAATCTTCTACGGTTGTTCAGATGATCAGTATGTTTATTTAGCAATGCCTCTTTATGAAAAGGGATCGCTAAAAAGTTTATGTGAACATGAACATCTTTCGATTAGGGATATTATTCGTTATTCAATACAATTTCTATCGGGGCTTCATAATATTCATTCTAAAGGGCTTATACATTTTGATGTTAAACCCGATAATGTACTCATTTCAAATTCTAATGAGGCACACCTTTCTGACTTTGGGTTAGCGAAGGCAATGAACATCTTAGGACATGCCAATCCAGATAGCGCATATTCAAAGCATATCCCGCCTGAGTTTTATGAGATGGCTGACAAAACCTATCATTATGACATATATTCTGCGGGGGTTACATTGTATAGATTGTTAAATGGAGAGAAAATTTTTAACGATCAATTCTATTCTTACAAAACTAGTGAAGAGCGACAAAACGCTATTGAATCTGGAAAATTTCCTGATAGAACAAAATACCTTCCGCATATTCCTCAAAAGCTGAGGGGCTTTGTAAATAAGGCAATGAGTGTTAATATCGAAGATAGACATGATTCTGTACTTAGCCTATTAAATGATTTAGGATCAGTAGAAGATAATTTAGATTGGATATACACCGAAAATAATAAAATATTAACATGGAAGCGTATTTCTGATAAATATTTATATAAAATAGAAGTAAATTTGGGGAATACTAATAATATTAGTATGTTTACAACTAGAACGGATATCAAAAAAGATAAAACTGTAAAGCAGAAAAGCTATTGCCACAACAATTTAACGAAGTCGAACGTTCTATCTAAAATAAAGCATGCATTGAAGCTGTGA
- the moeB gene encoding molybdopterin-synthase adenylyltransferase MoeB: MSQVNQYLDSLKSVVAEIEVREVIDELSKGAVLIDIREIDEVKSGLPSQAMHITKGMLEMKIGNIVPDINSSIFLMCQSGKRSLLAAKNLIDIGYTNVKSVEGGFAKWKNSGFPFEIPHFLSEDARQRYMRNMLIPEIGEKGQAKLLKSSVLVVGAGGIGSSLLFYLAAAGVGNIGIIDSDVVDRTNLQRQIIHTDAAVGSSKVESAKSRLLELNPTIKINAYNERLNSENIEEIITEYDILIDGTDNFTTRYLINDACVKFKKPNIHGSVFLFEGQFTTYWPAYNHSAPCYRCLFPSPPPKELAPNCAEAGVMGVLPGLIGLLCATEAINIILGFDNMTSKLMVVNSKPISFSQLNIKKDPNCLYCNCTDQSKYPPYIDYETFCSM; the protein is encoded by the coding sequence ATGAGTCAAGTAAATCAGTATTTAGATTCTTTAAAATCCGTGGTAGCGGAAATTGAGGTGAGGGAAGTTATCGATGAGCTTAGTAAGGGGGCCGTATTAATAGATATTAGAGAAATCGACGAAGTGAAGTCGGGCTTGCCTTCTCAAGCCATGCATATTACCAAGGGAATGTTAGAAATGAAAATTGGTAATATTGTGCCTGATATCAACAGCTCGATTTTCCTTATGTGCCAATCGGGGAAGCGTTCATTGCTTGCAGCAAAAAACCTCATTGATATTGGATATACCAATGTAAAATCAGTTGAGGGAGGTTTTGCGAAGTGGAAGAATTCAGGTTTCCCATTTGAAATTCCTCATTTTTTAAGCGAAGATGCCCGCCAAAGGTATATGAGAAATATGCTTATTCCAGAAATAGGAGAAAAGGGGCAAGCAAAATTATTAAAATCCAGTGTGCTTGTTGTAGGTGCAGGTGGAATTGGATCTTCTTTATTATTTTATCTCGCAGCAGCTGGTGTTGGAAATATCGGAATAATCGACAGTGATGTTGTTGATAGAACCAACCTTCAAAGACAAATTATTCATACAGATGCTGCTGTTGGCAGTTCCAAGGTGGAGTCTGCTAAATCAAGATTATTAGAATTAAATCCGACTATAAAAATTAATGCATATAATGAAAGGTTAAATTCTGAAAATATCGAAGAAATAATTACGGAATATGACATTTTGATTGATGGAACTGACAATTTTACAACGAGATATTTAATTAATGATGCATGTGTAAAGTTTAAAAAGCCAAATATTCATGGATCGGTTTTTCTATTTGAAGGTCAGTTCACTACGTATTGGCCTGCATATAATCATTCAGCACCATGTTATAGATGTCTATTCCCTTCGCCTCCTCCCAAGGAACTTGCACCGAACTGTGCCGAAGCTGGTGTAATGGGAGTATTACCAGGGTTAATAGGCTTACTTTGTGCGACAGAAGCCATTAATATTATACTTGGTTTTGATAACATGACCTCGAAGCTTATGGTAGTGAATTCTAAACCAATAAGCTTCTCGCAATTGAATATTAAAAAAGATCCAAATTGTCTTTATTGTAACTGCACTGATCAAAGCAAATATCCACCATATATTGACTACGAAACTTTTTGTTCTATGTAA
- a CDS encoding reverse transcriptase family protein, which produces MLDVKILLRILNTDNNSIDSILRNIDRYYYLNSTPKLDKQGNQLYDKYNRPRSRDIYPAIGKLKVIQKSILTKLLSCIKLPDYAFGGVKNRDNILNAKRHQGNKFFFNTDLRGYYPGITNKQVFNMFVKYKFAPSVAHNLTKLTTYKGMLPQGTHTSPYIANLVFAEAGSKLQEFAKNNGLTFTTFVDDLTFSSKQDFKHLIPEIIEIITSSGFRISHNKTFYQTNNPKVTQVIVKNNCLCLDSYYQKKIDGFNETELMTPKALGTINYFERVKKIGRTKKKKIFNL; this is translated from the coding sequence ATGCTAGACGTTAAAATACTATTAAGGATATTAAATACGGATAACAATTCTATAGATTCCATACTTAGGAATATCGACCGTTATTATTATTTGAATTCGACTCCAAAGTTGGATAAACAAGGTAATCAATTATATGACAAATATAATCGCCCAAGATCAAGAGATATATACCCAGCGATTGGTAAATTAAAGGTAATTCAAAAATCTATACTGACTAAACTGTTATCTTGTATTAAACTACCTGACTACGCATTTGGCGGAGTAAAGAATAGAGATAATATTTTGAATGCAAAACGACATCAAGGCAATAAATTTTTCTTCAATACTGATTTAAGAGGATATTACCCTGGAATAACAAACAAACAGGTTTTTAATATGTTTGTTAAGTACAAATTCGCACCTTCCGTGGCACACAATTTGACAAAATTGACCACCTATAAAGGCATGTTGCCTCAAGGAACACATACGTCTCCCTACATTGCTAACCTTGTTTTTGCGGAGGCTGGTTCTAAATTACAAGAGTTTGCTAAAAACAATGGTTTGACCTTTACCACTTTTGTAGATGATTTGACCTTTTCTTCAAAGCAGGATTTTAAGCATCTTATACCAGAAATAATTGAAATTATCACTTCTAGCGGATTTAGAATCAGTCATAACAAAACGTTTTACCAAACAAATAACCCTAAGGTGACCCAAGTGATTGTAAAAAATAATTGCCTATGTCTTGATTCTTACTATCAAAAAAAAATAGACGGTTTCAATGAAACGGAGTTAATGACACCAAAAGCACTTGGTACTATCAATTATTTTGAACGCGTAAAAAAGATTGGGCGTACGAAAAAGAAGAAGATTTTTAATTTATAG
- a CDS encoding helix-turn-helix domain-containing protein produces the protein MDIGNTIRELRKKKGLKQNELAQKAHLTQAYLSKIENNSKEATISSLKSIAESLDIPLPILFFRSMTIEDIDPNKREAFEILLPSIKGMVDSFI, from the coding sequence ATGGATATTGGTAATACTATAAGAGAACTAAGAAAAAAGAAGGGACTTAAACAAAATGAGCTCGCACAAAAAGCTCATTTAACTCAAGCGTACCTTTCTAAGATCGAAAACAATTCAAAGGAAGCTACTATCAGTTCACTTAAATCTATAGCTGAAAGCTTAGATATTCCTTTACCTATCCTCTTCTTCCGTTCAATGACTATTGAAGATATAGACCCGAATAAAAGAGAAGCTTTCGAAATATTACTACCTTCTATAAAAGGTATGGTGGACTCATTTATTTAA